The following coding sequences lie in one Brevibacterium marinum genomic window:
- a CDS encoding SDR family NAD(P)-dependent oxidoreductase, with amino-acid sequence MSEKLPYGTNLPTDSTAGEANAVPAETIAVITGGARGIGRYLSEAFATAGYHVVVTATSASKAEEAAAEIVDATGGAVTGLELRADDIDSVSALRRAIAALESESGRRLQVLINNAGRIESTEGPLWEADPESIKSVVDANVLGVALMINSFAPVLIDNAEATGGPSRIIDLNSGSGAQGTPAYAVYSASKASLFRLADSVVHFGHDKGLRIFEMAPGVVETAMTKSMPVHDFRGEGDWTSPEQVTDLALALSSGTLDVFTGRYVRAGADSKESLLDEVGAGLDKSNRRLVLG; translated from the coding sequence ATGAGCGAGAAGCTGCCTTACGGAACCAACCTGCCCACCGATTCGACGGCAGGGGAGGCCAACGCCGTGCCCGCCGAGACCATCGCCGTCATCACCGGAGGAGCCCGCGGCATCGGCCGCTACCTGTCCGAAGCGTTCGCGACGGCCGGCTACCATGTCGTCGTCACGGCCACCTCGGCGTCGAAGGCTGAGGAAGCGGCGGCGGAGATCGTCGACGCCACCGGGGGAGCGGTCACCGGGTTGGAGCTGCGCGCCGATGACATCGACTCGGTGTCAGCACTGCGAAGGGCGATCGCCGCACTCGAATCCGAAAGCGGACGTCGCCTGCAAGTGCTCATCAACAACGCCGGCCGCATCGAGTCGACAGAAGGACCGCTGTGGGAGGCCGATCCCGAGAGCATCAAGAGTGTCGTCGACGCCAATGTGCTCGGTGTCGCACTGATGATCAATTCCTTCGCTCCAGTGCTCATCGACAACGCCGAGGCGACCGGTGGTCCCAGCCGCATCATCGACCTCAACTCGGGCTCGGGTGCGCAGGGCACGCCGGCCTACGCGGTGTACTCGGCATCGAAGGCGTCCCTGTTCCGCCTCGCCGACTCTGTTGTCCACTTCGGCCACGATAAGGGCCTGCGGATTTTCGAGATGGCGCCCGGTGTCGTCGAGACGGCGATGACGAAGTCGATGCCCGTCCACGACTTCCGCGGCGAAGGAGATTGGACTTCACCGGAACAGGTCACCGATCTGGCGTTGGCCTTGTCCTCGGGGACGCTCGATGTGTTCACCGGACGGTATGTGCGCGCGGGGGCCGACAGCAAAGAGTCCCTGCTCGATGAGGTGGGCGCTGGGTTGGACAAGTCGAATCGACGGCTTGTGCTGGGATAA
- a CDS encoding ATP-binding protein, with product MWAGREDQLRDWSDVVRPRRLAGLPERGRTILGEPGLGKSSLLSKIAGDAANHGDWVTKQLRIPSKSDPLKVVAAAVLKLADMAGLSTAREKRLGDLIARVSQISIKGYGLSLREADGPEPFTSLTELLVEIGMAAIHQGDVVVLIHIDEVQNITDEHMLSQLLIALGDAMSHEIQVEAPGGYLVGRLLPISVYLTGLPDFADMSSARRGATFARRFATTTLETFGDDDLEAALQPFVLSGWEVPGELGGRRLVTMEPGARDGILELCKGEPFLFQLAGEKAWYAGSTDVITREQVITGWKQSARDEAAGHVERILERLPGRERQLLDAMIGLPDEDRSLKNIAHAMGLESSSQIGPIAQRLDTNRKIIARGRLYSFRNRAIEAYLSSDWPNVG from the coding sequence GTGTGGGCCGGACGCGAGGATCAGCTTCGAGATTGGAGTGACGTCGTTAGGCCGCGGCGGCTTGCTGGCCTGCCCGAGCGAGGACGCACTATCCTTGGCGAACCTGGTCTCGGCAAGTCGAGCCTTCTTTCAAAGATCGCAGGCGACGCAGCCAACCACGGCGACTGGGTTACCAAGCAACTGCGTATCCCTTCTAAGTCCGATCCGCTGAAGGTCGTCGCCGCCGCTGTCCTCAAGCTTGCGGACATGGCTGGATTGTCGACAGCACGAGAGAAGCGCCTCGGCGATCTGATTGCGCGTGTCTCGCAGATCTCCATCAAAGGGTATGGGCTGAGTCTTCGCGAGGCTGATGGACCTGAGCCGTTTACCTCTCTCACCGAACTGTTAGTCGAGATAGGCATGGCCGCAATTCACCAGGGCGACGTGGTGGTACTGATTCACATTGACGAGGTGCAGAACATCACGGATGAGCATATGCTCTCGCAGTTGCTCATTGCTCTCGGAGATGCGATGTCTCATGAGATTCAAGTTGAGGCGCCAGGCGGGTACCTCGTCGGCCGCCTCCTGCCGATCTCCGTATATCTCACGGGCTTGCCCGACTTCGCTGACATGAGCTCGGCCCGACGCGGCGCCACCTTTGCTAGGCGTTTCGCAACGACGACTCTTGAGACGTTCGGTGACGATGACCTTGAAGCAGCGCTGCAGCCCTTCGTCCTCTCAGGATGGGAAGTCCCCGGCGAGCTCGGCGGGAGACGTCTCGTGACAATGGAGCCGGGTGCTCGAGATGGAATCCTCGAACTGTGCAAGGGTGAGCCGTTTCTCTTCCAGCTTGCTGGTGAGAAGGCCTGGTATGCCGGAAGCACTGATGTGATAACCCGAGAGCAGGTAATCACAGGATGGAAGCAGTCAGCCCGCGACGAGGCGGCAGGACATGTAGAGCGAATTCTCGAACGTCTTCCAGGCAGGGAACGGCAACTACTCGACGCCATGATCGGACTGCCGGATGAAGACCGAAGTTTGAAGAACATCGCACACGCTATGGGGCTTGAGAGTTCAAGCCAGATTGGCCCCATTGCGCAGCGCCTAGATACGAATCGAAAGATCATCGCGCGCGGACGCCTCTACAGTTTCCGCAACCGTGCGATTGAGGCATACCTTTCAAGCGACTGGCCAAACGTAGGGTAA
- a CDS encoding LysR substrate-binding domain-containing protein → MCRRAGFEPRTRHITGKPGAIQSLVSNGLGVALLPGSTRRHSQVVGIDPIILDEAGARRVTAMIPKGLRTASEVEDVFDVEDTTAPQAGDL, encoded by the coding sequence CTGTGCCGACGTGCTGGTTTCGAACCACGCACGCGACACATCACGGGTAAGCCGGGTGCAATCCAGTCGCTCGTCTCCAACGGACTGGGCGTTGCACTTCTGCCGGGCAGCACCCGCCGCCATTCTCAAGTGGTCGGCATCGATCCGATCATTCTCGACGAGGCTGGTGCGCGCCGAGTCACCGCAATGATCCCCAAAGGGCTGAGAACGGCGTCCGAGGTCGAGGATGTGTTCGACGTGGAAGACACGACTGCGCCTCAGGCGGGTGACCTGTGA
- a CDS encoding MFS transporter: protein MTSGEHGYDYSYNFVLIGTLIAAAVELVLVPVFGMYSDTIGRKKVYAWGAAVMGVWGFIYFALLDSGVTWLAFVALCLGLIPHAMHYGP, encoded by the coding sequence ATGACCTCCGGCGAACATGGGTATGACTACTCGTACAACTTCGTCCTCATCGGCACACTTATCGCAGCAGCTGTCGAGCTTGTCCTGGTTCCAGTATTCGGGATGTACTCCGACACGATCGGGCGGAAGAAGGTCTACGCCTGGGGCGCAGCAGTCATGGGAGTGTGGGGCTTCATCTACTTCGCACTCCTCGACAGCGGAGTCACCTGGCTCGCGTTCGTCGCGCTCTGCTTGGGTCTCATTCCTCACGCGATGCATTATGGACCGTAG
- a CDS encoding LysR family transcriptional regulator: MGWSQPALSQHMNALEKDLRVTLFERTPRGIVLTTAGQLARIRANEIATSVTELRGDLARAFGLGGRNVRLAGFPSFVVGPLAAELGTLASTTGTGSDTAHHSYEVAEAEPPEALSMLQNGEIDMAFLFHHEDEEAPRLSAHDTVDLGADHLDLLVPERRNRTGQITHLDDVADLPWIMGCVRCRSTAERLCRRAGFEPRTRHITDNPGAIQSLVSNGLGVALLLRSARRYSQVAGIDSIVVAEAGARRVTAMVPDGLRTASEVEDLLAALRLGEGMTETSVADAPMNPPEADDINRYQSVGDAEC, from the coding sequence CTGGGATGGTCACAGCCGGCGCTCTCACAGCACATGAACGCCCTCGAAAAGGACCTGCGGGTCACTCTCTTCGAGCGCACTCCCCGGGGCATCGTCCTCACCACCGCGGGACAGCTGGCCCGCATCCGTGCGAACGAAATAGCCACCTCGGTGACGGAGCTTCGTGGGGACCTGGCCAGGGCATTCGGCCTTGGCGGGCGCAACGTCCGACTGGCCGGATTCCCCAGCTTCGTCGTCGGCCCACTCGCTGCGGAACTGGGTACTCTCGCATCAACGACGGGAACAGGCAGCGACACCGCCCACCACTCCTACGAGGTCGCAGAAGCAGAACCGCCGGAGGCGCTGTCGATGCTCCAAAACGGCGAAATCGACATGGCCTTCTTGTTCCATCACGAAGACGAAGAAGCCCCGAGACTGTCGGCTCACGACACTGTCGACCTCGGGGCCGACCACCTTGACCTCCTGGTCCCCGAACGGAGGAACCGTACCGGACAGATCACCCACCTCGACGACGTCGCTGACCTGCCATGGATCATGGGATGCGTGAGGTGTCGCTCGACCGCCGAGCGTCTCTGCCGGCGTGCCGGGTTCGAGCCGCGCACTCGGCATATCACCGACAACCCGGGAGCTATCCAATCTCTCGTCTCCAACGGACTCGGTGTCGCCCTGCTGCTGCGCAGCGCCCGGCGTTACTCTCAGGTCGCCGGCATCGATTCGATCGTCGTCGCCGAAGCTGGAGCCCGCCGAGTCACCGCGATGGTCCCGGACGGATTGAGAACCGCCTCGGAGGTCGAGGACCTACTCGCTGCGCTGCGGCTAGGGGAGGGCATGACAGAGACTTCGGTTGCTGACGCGCCGATGAACCCGCCGGAAGCAGACGACATCAACCGGTACCAGAGCGTAGGTGACGCGGAATGCTGA
- a CDS encoding TRAP transporter small permease — translation MLRFNRVLDRWLTITTAAAIIVMMVHIVVHALARSLFDAPIYGTNEIVEYWYLPIVALLGIPAGQLQKEHITVTMVVDRARSATAAVLKIFACILGALVSLAFAWFGLMKALENTAIGSTADVSAIITWPVYYLVPIVFVLLAVLYILDAVVIARTGRPDPDLDPGEPTETDWEDRTY, via the coding sequence ATGCTGAGATTCAACCGCGTGCTCGACCGGTGGCTGACGATCACCACGGCCGCGGCGATCATCGTCATGATGGTCCACATCGTCGTGCACGCTCTCGCACGTTCCCTCTTCGACGCTCCGATCTACGGCACCAACGAGATCGTCGAATACTGGTATCTGCCGATCGTGGCACTGCTCGGCATCCCGGCTGGCCAACTGCAAAAGGAACACATCACCGTGACCATGGTCGTCGACCGAGCCCGGTCGGCCACCGCCGCAGTGTTGAAGATCTTCGCGTGCATCCTCGGGGCACTCGTGTCACTCGCCTTCGCCTGGTTCGGTCTCATGAAGGCACTTGAGAACACAGCGATCGGCTCGACCGCCGACGTCTCCGCCATCATCACCTGGCCCGTGTACTACCTCGTACCCATCGTCTTCGTGCTGCTCGCCGTGCTTTACATCCTCGACGCCGTCGTCATCGCCCGCACAGGACGGCCCGACCCGGATCTCGACCCCGGTGAACCGACCGAAACCGACTGGGAAGACCGCACATACTGA
- a CDS encoding TRAP transporter large permease produces MSQPTHTNTLFPSGSRRQRPSARALTIGFGLVAVCLIGLFTSPSAAVGGTWCIAMMLVLLFLSVPVAIALSVPSIIGVYAVSGIPATMNILSTAPFSAVSDWTLSVLPMFIFMGMLLTQSGLSTKIYRVADHWFSWLPGGIGIGTNFAGAGLSAVTGSTIGMTYALGRAGIPEMLKAGYDKRMAVGTIMVSGMTGNLIPPSILMVIYAGIASVPVGPALMAGALPGILLAFCFAAFIVGIGVIAPKLVGRGQATSRPAAAARSTPTWRQRFSSLAGVWGFLIILVVLFGGMFSGIFTPTESGAAAALCSVLLCLWEKRDDHPWRNVADSAMATVSATSAIFFIMIGATMLTSLLAITGLAPILTGLITDLGLSTIGFLLVLIVLYIVMGMFFDTMSMMLLTIPILLPTLETMGVSPLWFGVFVVLLGEFGMITPPVGIIPYIIHSIVKDQNVNLGHTITLRDIFISLLWFLPVAVVFLVLMVAVPGMTEWLPDLIERTSGGMSG; encoded by the coding sequence ATGAGCCAGCCGACTCACACCAACACGCTCTTCCCATCCGGCTCCCGACGCCAAAGGCCTAGTGCTCGCGCTCTGACTATCGGCTTCGGACTCGTCGCCGTCTGCCTCATCGGGCTCTTCACCAGCCCCTCGGCGGCCGTCGGTGGAACCTGGTGCATCGCGATGATGCTCGTCCTGCTGTTCCTCTCAGTCCCCGTGGCCATCGCACTGTCCGTGCCCTCGATCATCGGCGTCTACGCGGTCAGCGGCATTCCCGCGACCATGAACATCCTCTCGACGGCACCATTCAGCGCCGTCTCGGACTGGACGCTGAGCGTGCTGCCGATGTTCATCTTCATGGGCATGCTGCTGACGCAATCCGGACTCTCGACGAAGATCTACCGGGTGGCCGATCATTGGTTCTCCTGGCTGCCCGGCGGCATCGGCATCGGCACGAACTTCGCCGGGGCCGGCCTCTCCGCAGTGACCGGTTCGACCATCGGCATGACCTATGCGCTCGGCCGTGCCGGCATCCCCGAGATGCTCAAGGCCGGCTACGACAAACGCATGGCCGTCGGCACGATCATGGTCTCCGGGATGACCGGCAACCTCATCCCACCGTCGATCCTCATGGTCATCTACGCCGGCATCGCCTCGGTGCCCGTGGGCCCGGCTCTCATGGCCGGCGCCCTGCCAGGGATCCTGCTGGCCTTCTGCTTCGCCGCCTTCATCGTCGGGATCGGTGTCATCGCCCCGAAGCTCGTCGGCCGAGGCCAGGCCACAAGCAGACCGGCCGCCGCCGCACGCTCTACCCCAACCTGGCGTCAGCGCTTCAGCTCGCTTGCCGGCGTCTGGGGCTTCCTGATCATCCTCGTCGTGCTCTTCGGCGGCATGTTCTCCGGAATCTTCACCCCCACCGAGTCCGGGGCCGCCGCAGCTCTCTGCTCGGTACTGCTGTGCCTGTGGGAGAAGAGGGACGACCATCCGTGGCGCAATGTCGCGGACTCAGCCATGGCCACGGTCTCGGCCACCTCGGCGATCTTCTTCATCATGATCGGCGCGACGATGCTCACCAGCTTGCTCGCCATCACGGGGCTCGCCCCGATCCTCACCGGGCTCATCACCGACCTGGGGCTGTCCACGATCGGCTTCCTGCTCGTGCTCATCGTCCTTTACATCGTCATGGGCATGTTCTTCGACACCATGTCGATGATGCTGCTGACCATTCCGATCCTCCTACCGACGCTGGAGACGATGGGGGTCAGCCCACTCTGGTTCGGTGTCTTCGTCGTCCTCCTCGGCGAATTCGGGATGATCACCCCGCCGGTCGGCATCATTCCCTACATCATCCACAGCATCGTCAAGGACCAGAACGTCAACCTCGGGCACACCATCACCCTGCGCGACATCTTCATCTCACTCCTGTGGTTCCTGCCTGTCGCCGTGGTCTTCCTCGTCCTCATGGTCGCCGTCCCCGGCATGACCGAATGGCTGCCCGATCTCATCGAACGCACCAGCGGAGGAATGTCCGGCTGA
- the dctP gene encoding TRAP transporter substrate-binding protein DctP → MNRIPTAAVRPAQAAAVFTSLALLAGCAGSIGGSGSDSDASAGEGFAHESSQDEIDEALADLDPITLKFQPSAMSEQSILAPNGLDVKKAIEERSGGKITVDIVWGQAIASYADVDDALADGRVDLAFTLPSYTPAEYPAFDALGTAMSTLPSSPVASDLAANAAGVQAAWETPEVLAEFDDKGLVPLIPMLAAGGYSTMCSEPMSSAKDWKGNQIRVGSAAAGKQVTDLGATPVSLSFPETYEALQRGTVDCDLGQLAPNVEAGTFEVAPNIGVAADAGIARSAGAITAGKEYSELPVAYQQVIFDSMSTTFSTMMEVVIGAKAMAVEQAKDNDGSVEPFDDDVQKQMATYANTLSDKTAEKAGVPDAPKTLNAAASDWQTSVTDLGFDDKGDFAELDEWYPEDVNYDELGDELFDKVMAEHRPE, encoded by the coding sequence ATGAATCGCATCCCTACGGCGGCAGTCCGCCCGGCGCAAGCCGCCGCAGTGTTCACCTCTCTGGCGTTGCTCGCCGGGTGTGCGGGGTCCATCGGCGGCAGCGGTTCGGACTCGGACGCCTCCGCAGGGGAGGGGTTCGCTCATGAGTCCTCGCAGGATGAGATCGATGAGGCTCTGGCCGATCTCGACCCGATCACTTTGAAGTTCCAACCGTCGGCGATGTCGGAGCAGTCGATCCTCGCGCCGAACGGGCTCGATGTGAAGAAGGCGATCGAGGAACGTTCGGGCGGGAAGATCACCGTTGACATCGTGTGGGGCCAGGCGATCGCCAGCTACGCCGACGTCGATGATGCTCTGGCCGACGGACGAGTCGACCTCGCATTCACTCTGCCGTCCTACACGCCTGCCGAATACCCGGCCTTCGATGCGCTCGGTACGGCCATGTCGACACTGCCCTCCTCACCGGTGGCCAGTGATCTGGCAGCAAATGCGGCCGGTGTGCAGGCGGCGTGGGAGACGCCCGAGGTGCTCGCCGAGTTCGACGACAAGGGTCTGGTTCCGCTCATCCCGATGCTCGCGGCCGGTGGGTACTCCACGATGTGCTCCGAGCCGATGAGCTCGGCTAAGGATTGGAAGGGCAATCAGATCCGCGTCGGTTCGGCTGCCGCCGGCAAACAGGTGACGGATCTCGGGGCCACCCCGGTGTCACTGTCGTTCCCGGAGACCTATGAGGCGCTGCAGCGCGGAACCGTCGACTGCGACCTCGGCCAGCTTGCTCCGAACGTCGAGGCCGGAACGTTCGAGGTCGCTCCGAACATCGGAGTCGCCGCCGACGCAGGAATCGCGCGGTCTGCCGGTGCGATCACCGCCGGAAAGGAGTACTCCGAGCTGCCGGTGGCCTACCAGCAGGTCATCTTCGACTCGATGTCGACGACGTTCAGCACGATGATGGAGGTCGTCATCGGTGCCAAGGCGATGGCAGTCGAGCAGGCGAAGGACAACGATGGTTCGGTCGAACCCTTCGATGACGACGTGCAGAAGCAGATGGCGACCTACGCGAACACGCTGTCGGACAAGACTGCTGAGAAAGCCGGGGTGCCTGATGCCCCGAAGACGCTGAATGCTGCGGCGAGCGATTGGCAGACAAGCGTGACCGACCTCGGCTTCGACGATAAGGGCGACTTCGCCGAGCTTGATGAGTGGTATCCGGAGGACGTGAACTACGACGAGCTGGGCGACGAGCTCTTCGACAAGGTCATGGCTGAGCACCGGCCGGAGTGA
- a CDS encoding SDR family oxidoreductase — translation MSSLFDLKGKTGLITGAGQGIGHAVALAWARAGANVAVLDANAENAARTADELDSIGVRSLAIAVDVSDEIAVHEAVQQVDSELGDLDIAFNNAGIARGEVPSVDMPAEWWRSVIDVNLSGVFYSAQAEARVMLPRGRGAVLNMASMSGIIANRGLLQPNYNASKAGVAHLTRSLAVEWGLQGVRVNSLSPGYILTPLTERDEVADKRAEWISGIPLGRMGTVDDLTGPATFAVSDSSAYMNGHDLVVDGGFVCW, via the coding sequence ATGAGCAGTCTGTTCGATCTCAAGGGAAAGACCGGCCTCATCACCGGCGCAGGCCAGGGAATTGGTCACGCGGTCGCCCTGGCGTGGGCGAGGGCCGGGGCAAACGTGGCAGTTCTGGATGCGAACGCTGAGAATGCCGCTCGCACCGCCGATGAGCTCGATTCCATCGGCGTGCGGAGTCTCGCGATTGCCGTCGACGTCAGCGACGAGATCGCTGTCCACGAGGCTGTGCAACAGGTGGACTCCGAGCTCGGAGATTTGGACATCGCTTTCAACAACGCCGGAATCGCCCGAGGCGAGGTGCCCTCGGTCGATATGCCGGCCGAGTGGTGGAGGAGCGTCATCGATGTCAACCTCTCTGGCGTCTTCTACAGTGCACAGGCGGAAGCCAGAGTTATGTTGCCACGCGGACGTGGTGCCGTCCTCAACATGGCATCGATGTCAGGAATCATCGCCAATAGAGGCCTACTCCAGCCCAACTACAACGCGTCGAAGGCAGGGGTCGCCCATCTGACACGTTCGTTGGCCGTCGAATGGGGGCTCCAGGGTGTCCGTGTGAATTCGCTGTCCCCTGGGTACATACTCACTCCCCTCACGGAACGAGACGAAGTCGCGGATAAGCGAGCAGAGTGGATTTCGGGCATCCCGCTGGGCCGTATGGGTACGGTCGACGATCTCACGGGTCCGGCGACATTCGCGGTCAGCGACTCGTCGGCCTACATGAACGGACATGATCTCGTCGTCGACGGTGGCTTCGTCTGTTGGTGA
- a CDS encoding carbohydrate kinase family protein → MHLADVLGRYVESIPDGQGIQLLEEIRLTVAGTAAATAVNLAHLGEDVSTVGVVGDDALGTFITTRMNDAGVTTNHLRVDRGLPTSATMLPIRRDGSRPALHVVSTNGRLDHQDLQAELLDEVSLVHLGGTCLLPGIDGRPSVDFLRTAKERGLTVAMDFIPSRTSLDRDRQAIEPCLPFVDYLLPSDDDAYYIADAGGDRQKAIDYYLESGVQNVLITMGAQGVSISNTRECDVRLSAFDVEVVDTTGCGDAFSAGFISALLRSADVREAAEFALACGSLMATGLGSDAVDLTRTQVETFRTAKSRLLL, encoded by the coding sequence ATGCACCTCGCCGATGTACTTGGACGGTACGTAGAATCCATTCCGGACGGACAAGGAATTCAGCTCCTCGAAGAGATCCGCCTGACCGTCGCGGGCACCGCGGCGGCAACCGCCGTGAACCTTGCCCACCTCGGCGAGGATGTATCGACAGTGGGAGTCGTCGGCGATGACGCACTCGGCACATTCATCACGACCCGTATGAACGATGCCGGTGTGACGACGAATCATCTGCGCGTCGATCGAGGCCTTCCCACATCTGCGACGATGCTTCCAATTCGGCGAGACGGGAGTCGACCTGCGCTGCACGTCGTCAGCACTAACGGTCGGTTGGACCATCAGGATCTCCAGGCCGAGTTGCTCGACGAAGTGTCGCTTGTCCATCTTGGTGGCACCTGCCTCCTCCCCGGAATCGACGGGAGGCCCAGCGTGGACTTCCTTCGAACAGCCAAAGAGCGAGGACTCACGGTGGCAATGGACTTCATTCCCAGCAGAACATCTCTAGACCGTGATCGTCAGGCCATTGAACCGTGTCTGCCTTTCGTTGACTACTTGCTTCCAAGTGACGACGACGCCTACTACATCGCCGATGCCGGGGGCGATCGCCAGAAGGCGATTGACTACTACCTCGAATCTGGGGTCCAGAACGTGCTGATCACTATGGGAGCCCAGGGGGTGAGTATCAGCAACACGAGGGAATGTGACGTGCGACTGTCTGCCTTCGACGTCGAAGTTGTTGACACGACAGGGTGCGGAGATGCCTTCTCGGCAGGATTCATTTCCGCGCTCCTACGCAGTGCTGATGTACGCGAAGCGGCCGAGTTCGCATTGGCTTGCGGGAGTCTCATGGCCACCGGCCTGGGCTCCGATGCCGTCGATCTCACGCGAACTCAAGTTGAGACCTTCCGCACAGCCAAGAGTCGGCTCTTGCTCTAG
- a CDS encoding class II aldolase/adducin family protein has product MNDQLLKLVSELSRIGQDAVQKGLALASGGNLSVRVPGADEFAVTGAGTFLDRLTVDTYAVVDLEGNVSDDESSTRPSSEWKLHQRTYQARPDVNCIIHLHPQYAVLLDALGHRVRLFTLDHAFYVKSIGRTDFYPNGSEELADTAATQAASHNCIIMGHHGSSAIGPDIEMAYRRAVNMEQAAEATYRALLLGDTDSEFPRAHWEELHHA; this is encoded by the coding sequence ATGAACGATCAGCTGCTTAAACTCGTCTCCGAACTCAGCCGAATCGGCCAGGACGCCGTGCAGAAAGGACTCGCCCTCGCCAGCGGAGGCAATCTATCGGTACGGGTACCGGGAGCCGACGAATTCGCCGTCACCGGAGCAGGGACCTTCCTCGACCGTCTGACAGTCGACACGTACGCTGTCGTCGACCTCGAAGGAAACGTCTCCGACGACGAATCGTCCACTCGCCCTTCCTCCGAGTGGAAACTCCATCAGCGCACGTACCAAGCACGACCCGATGTCAATTGCATCATCCATCTCCACCCTCAGTATGCCGTGCTGCTCGACGCCTTGGGACATAGAGTCCGCCTCTTTACGCTCGATCATGCGTTCTATGTGAAGTCGATCGGTCGAACAGATTTCTACCCGAATGGTTCTGAGGAACTCGCCGACACCGCAGCGACACAAGCGGCGAGCCACAACTGCATCATCATGGGCCATCATGGTTCATCGGCGATCGGCCCAGACATCGAAATGGCCTACCGCAGAGCGGTCAACATGGAACAGGCTGCAGAAGCAACGTATCGAGCCCTGCTCCTGGGAGACACGGACAGCGAGTTTCCACGCGCTCATTGGGAGGAGCTACATCACGCCTGA
- a CDS encoding NAD(P)-dependent oxidoreductase, translated as MSIKPHLVITAAFDRTRVEELRGHFTVHMVVPSIAGESLSDRGIDELLDIAEVIITELDRVDEATLAKTANLRAVVSCRANPVNVDVAACTSRSIPVLTTPARNAEVTADLAFTLLLMTVRQSSQAERWLRAGNWSADDVFAPYSLFRGIQLSGRTLGILGGGAVGRGVLKRARGFGMSVIVYDPFLPEDAFGDEARVAPLDEVLASSDIITLHVPLMDETVGLLGARELSLIRPDAYLINAARAALIDEEALVKAVTNHELAGVGLDVFWQEPVSSDHPLFSSDIVTATPHIAGASDDVIREHSRIAAEGIAEWREGRRPETLKNPEVWSA; from the coding sequence ATGAGCATCAAACCCCACCTCGTCATCACAGCAGCGTTCGACCGCACTCGGGTCGAGGAGCTTCGTGGCCACTTCACCGTCCACATGGTCGTACCCTCGATCGCCGGCGAATCTCTGAGCGACAGAGGTATCGACGAACTCCTGGATATCGCGGAAGTGATCATCACCGAACTCGACAGAGTCGATGAGGCGACTTTGGCCAAGACGGCCAACCTTCGCGCTGTCGTCTCGTGCCGGGCAAATCCGGTCAACGTCGACGTCGCGGCGTGCACCTCCAGAAGCATCCCAGTGCTGACCACCCCTGCCAGAAATGCGGAAGTCACAGCGGATCTCGCGTTTACGCTCCTGCTCATGACAGTGAGGCAGTCAAGCCAGGCTGAACGTTGGCTGCGCGCCGGAAATTGGAGTGCCGACGATGTCTTCGCTCCATATTCACTCTTCCGAGGAATTCAGCTCTCCGGGCGGACGCTGGGCATTCTGGGCGGCGGAGCAGTCGGACGGGGAGTTCTCAAACGTGCCCGCGGGTTCGGAATGTCTGTCATCGTCTACGACCCTTTCCTGCCCGAAGACGCCTTCGGCGACGAGGCACGGGTCGCGCCTCTCGATGAAGTACTCGCCAGTTCCGACATCATCACTCTCCATGTGCCTCTCATGGACGAGACCGTCGGCCTGCTGGGGGCACGTGAGCTGTCCCTAATCCGACCGGATGCCTATCTCATCAATGCCGCTCGCGCCGCGTTGATCGATGAAGAGGCTCTTGTAAAGGCTGTGACCAATCATGAACTCGCCGGTGTTGGACTCGACGTCTTTTGGCAGGAGCCGGTGTCATCCGACCATCCGCTGTTCAGCTCGGACATCGTCACTGCCACTCCGCACATTGCCGGGGCTTCCGACGATGTGATCAGAGAACACTCTCGAATCGCTGCGGAAGGAATAGCGGAATGGCGAGAGGGCCGACGACCGGAGACCTTGAAGAACCCTGAAGTCTGGTCCGCCTGA